GATCGCCGCCAGATCGCCGCCGGTGTCCTTGATCGACGTCTGGGATTTCCGTGGCCTGCGCCCGGTTCAGGCTTTGGAGGTCACCTGATCCAGCGCCCCCTCCCGGGCCGATGCGGGGGTGTCCTCGGCGTGGTCGGGGCTTTTGGGCAGGAACCGGCGCACGAAACGCCCGAACCCATCGACATAGGTCAGCGCCACCGGCACCACGACCAGCGTCAGCAGGGTGGACGAGATCAGCCCACCGATCACCGCATGCGCCATCGGCGCGTTCTGGCCTGATCCCTCATGGATATTCAGCGCCAGCGGCAACATGCCAAAGATCATTGCCAAGGTGGTCATGATGATCGGCCGGAACCGCGTGCTGCCCGCCTCAAGCAAAGCGTCATACAGGTTCATCCCGGCGCGGGTGTGCTGATTGGCGTTGTCGACCAGCAGAATCGCGTTCTTGACCACCAGACCCATCAGCATGATGAAGCCGATCATCGAGAACATGTTCAGCGTCGATCCGCCCACCAACAGCCCCAACAGCACGCCGATCAGGGCCAGCGGCAGCGCCACCATGATCGCCAAGGGTTGCAGGAACGAGCCGAATTGCGAGGCCAGCACCAGATAGATGAACACCACCGCCAGCAGCAGCGCCGAGGCCGCTGACGAGGCGGTTTCGGCCAATTGCTCGGCATCGCCGCCCGCCTGCACGCGGTAGCCCGCAGGCAGGTGCAGCGCGTCCATCGCCGCCTGAATCTGGGGCATCACATCGCCCAGGGTCGCGCCTTCCAGATTTGCCGTCACGGTGATCTGGCGTGACAGGTCCATCCGCTCGATCTCGGAGGGGCCAAACGAGGGCACGATGTCGGCCACCTGATCCAGCCGCACCATGCCTTGACTGCCGGTCGCGCCGCTCTGGGCAATCGGCAGGGCGCGCAGCACCTCAAGATCGTTGCGCAGATCGGCGGGCAGGCGAACCCGGACGCTGAAGTTGCGCCCGTCCGGCGATGTCCAGTCCGAGACTTCCTCGCCGCCCAGCATCGGCCGCAGCGTGGCCCCGACCTGTTGCAGGCTGACGCCCAGATCGCTGGCGGCGTCGCGGTTCAGGCGCACGCCCAGCACCGGTTGCGCCGCGTTCAGACTGGTTTCCACGTCGACCAACCCGTTGATCCCCTGCAATTGGCGCACCAACCGGTCGGCAAACGGGGCCAGCACATCCAGATTTTCGCCGAACAGATTGACCTGCACCGGGGCTTCCAACCCGCCCATACCGCTGGCCGCGCCGATTACAAAGTCGATGCCGGGAATGGTCTGCAAGGCGGCGCGCACCGGGGCGGTCATGTCTTGCGGGCTGCGCTCGCGTTGCGAAGGGGACAGCATGGCGACAACGATGGTCGCCACGTTCTGACCGCCCGCCTCGGTGCCGGCATTGACCGTCGCATAGGTGCTGACAACCTCGGGGAAGTCGCGCAACAGACGCTCGATCTGCCGCACTTTCCCCGCCGTGTAATCCAACGACGAGCCGACCGGCGTTTCCACATTGACCTGAAACTGGCTGTTGTCCTCGGGCGGGATGAATTCGATTCCGACCAAGGGCACCAGCGCGAAGCTGCCGACAAAGGCCGCGAGCGCCACGCCCATGGTGATCAGCCGAAACCGCAGGCACCAGCGCAGCAAATTGCGATATCCCGCCGACAGCCAGTCGATGAACCGCCCGAATTGCGCCACCAGACGGCCCAACGGGCCGCGTTTGGCGCCGGGTTCCGCCGCCGGGTCATACCAGACCGACGACAGCATCGGGTCCAGCGTGAAGGCGATGAACATCGAGATCAGCACCGCAACCGAGACCGTCACGCCAAATTGCAGGAAGAACCGGCCGATGATGCCCTCCATGAAGGCCACCGGCAGGAACACGGCGACAATCGACAGCGTCGTCGCCAGCACCGCAAGGCCGATCTCGTTGGTGCCATCCAGCGCCGCCTGACGGTGCGATTTGCCCATATGCAGGTGTCGCATGATGTTCTCGCGCACCACGATGGCGTCGTCGATCAACAGGCCAATCGCCAGCGACAGCGCCAGCAGCGTCATGATGTTCAGCGTGAACCCCAGCGCATAGATCACCGTCATCGTGCCGATCACCGCAATCGGCAGGGTCAGGCCGGTGATCACCGTCGAGCGCCACGAGTTGAGGAACAAGAACACGATCAGCACCGCCAGCGCGGCCCCTTCGACCATCATGTTCTGCACGCCGTGATAGGATTGCTCGACCGGCAATGCGTTGTCGCGCACCACCTCGATGGTGACGCCTTCGGGCAGGTCATCGGCCATCAGTTCGGCAATCGCGTGACGGATGGCATCGGCCACCGCGACGGTGTTTGCGCCCTGTGTCTTGACGACATCCACGGCCAGCGCCTGTTCCCCGTCGAGCAACGCCAGACTGGTCGGCTCGGCCTCGCCATCGACCAGTTGCGCGACATCACGCAGCCGCACGGGCTGCCCGCCGGTGCGCGAGACGATGATATCCAGGAAATCCTCGGATTGTTCGATCCGGCCCTCGATCTGCAGCGTTTGCACGATCAGCCCTTGTTCGATGTCCCCGGCGGGCATGTTCTGGTTCTCGGCACGAATCGCCGAGGTCACTTCGCCGACGCCGACGCCAAAGGCGGTCAGCCGGTCGGGGTTTATCTCGACGTTGAGCTGGCGCGGCACGCCGCCCACAACCGTGGCCCGGCCGACACCGGGAATGATCGACAGGCGCGGCTCGATCACGTCCTCGGTCAGCGCCGTCAGGTCGCGCAACGACATGCCC
Above is a window of Pararhodobacter sp. DNA encoding:
- a CDS encoding efflux RND transporter permease subunit codes for the protein MFLTRISVNQPVFATMIMVALMVVGIYSFQRLPIEQLPDVDFPVVAVVVSYPGASPEAVENDIIIPIEDAVNTISGIDSIQSTARSGQAMIILMFDLGIDSASAAQDVRDRIATIEATLPDAADTPMLFKFDPSELPVLSLAVSAEGMSLRDLTALTEDVIEPRLSIIPGVGRATVVGGVPRQLNVEINPDRLTAFGVGVGEVTSAIRAENQNMPAGDIEQGLIVQTLQIEGRIEQSEDFLDIIVSRTGGQPVRLRDVAQLVDGEAEPTSLALLDGEQALAVDVVKTQGANTVAVADAIRHAIAELMADDLPEGVTIEVVRDNALPVEQSYHGVQNMMVEGAALAVLIVFLFLNSWRSTVITGLTLPIAVIGTMTVIYALGFTLNIMTLLALSLAIGLLIDDAIVVRENIMRHLHMGKSHRQAALDGTNEIGLAVLATTLSIVAVFLPVAFMEGIIGRFFLQFGVTVSVAVLISMFIAFTLDPMLSSVWYDPAAEPGAKRGPLGRLVAQFGRFIDWLSAGYRNLLRWCLRFRLITMGVALAAFVGSFALVPLVGIEFIPPEDNSQFQVNVETPVGSSLDYTAGKVRQIERLLRDFPEVVSTYATVNAGTEAGGQNVATIVVAMLSPSQRERSPQDMTAPVRAALQTIPGIDFVIGAASGMGGLEAPVQVNLFGENLDVLAPFADRLVRQLQGINGLVDVETSLNAAQPVLGVRLNRDAASDLGVSLQQVGATLRPMLGGEEVSDWTSPDGRNFSVRVRLPADLRNDLEVLRALPIAQSGATGSQGMVRLDQVADIVPSFGPSEIERMDLSRQITVTANLEGATLGDVMPQIQAAMDALHLPAGYRVQAGGDAEQLAETASSAASALLLAVVFIYLVLASQFGSFLQPLAIMVALPLALIGVLLGLLVGGSTLNMFSMIGFIMLMGLVVKNAILLVDNANQHTRAGMNLYDALLEAGSTRFRPIIMTTLAMIFGMLPLALNIHEGSGQNAPMAHAVIGGLISSTLLTLVVVPVALTYVDGFGRFVRRFLPKSPDHAEDTPASAREGALDQVTSKA